Proteins encoded within one genomic window of Oceanococcus sp. HetDA_MAG_MS8:
- a CDS encoding (2Fe-2S)-binding protein, whose product MVVCICHNVNDKRIADCVEEGVRTIKGLCVATRAGTKCGKCLCEARRILDEAVSAAEPALSGLTAQAVNALNAQPVPTMARS is encoded by the coding sequence ATGGTTGTGTGTATCTGTCATAACGTCAACGACAAGCGCATTGCGGACTGCGTCGAGGAAGGCGTACGGACCATCAAAGGCTTGTGCGTTGCCACCAGGGCTGGCACCAAGTGCGGTAAGTGCTTGTGCGAGGCGCGGCGCATTCTGGACGAAGCAGTGTCGGCGGCTGAGCCGGCCTTGTCGGGGCTGACTGCGCAAGCAGTGAATGCCTTGAATGCTCAACCCGTGCCGACGATGGCGCGCTCCTAA
- a CDS encoding HAD family phosphatase codes for MKLAAFDLDNTLLAGDSDYAWGQYLVQRGFVDAEYYARANEQFYADYQAGTLDIHAYAEFALGAMGRIEPEQLDQAREDFIRDELPQMVAPGARALLQTHQDNGAEIVIITATNTYITRPIAQALGVLHLIGTEPEYHNQKMTGRIQGTPCFQAGKITKLKEWLAEREPQQTWFYSDSINDLPLLKQADYPVVVDPCPRLRELAQQRRWPVMSLRA; via the coding sequence GTGAAATTAGCCGCATTTGACCTAGACAACACCCTCCTAGCCGGCGATAGCGACTACGCTTGGGGCCAGTATCTGGTCCAACGCGGATTTGTCGATGCCGAGTACTACGCCCGCGCCAATGAGCAGTTTTACGCGGATTACCAGGCCGGGACCTTAGACATCCACGCCTACGCGGAATTTGCCTTGGGCGCTATGGGACGTATTGAGCCCGAGCAGCTGGACCAGGCACGTGAAGACTTTATCCGTGATGAACTACCGCAGATGGTGGCTCCGGGCGCCCGCGCCCTACTGCAGACGCACCAGGACAATGGCGCCGAGATCGTAATCATCACCGCGACCAACACCTACATCACACGCCCCATAGCGCAGGCACTCGGGGTGCTTCATCTCATTGGCACCGAGCCTGAATATCACAACCAAAAAATGACCGGCCGCATCCAGGGCACTCCCTGTTTTCAAGCTGGGAAAATCACCAAGCTCAAAGAGTGGCTGGCTGAACGTGAGCCGCAGCAGACTTGGTTTTACTCTGACTCTATCAATGACCTACCGCTACTAAAGCAGGCGGATTACCCGGTGGTGGTCGACCCATGCCCGCGGCTGCGGGAACTCGCGCAACAGCGACGATGGCCGGTGATGAGTCTCCGGGCCTAG
- a CDS encoding RNA pyrophosphohydrolase, with translation MVDLDGFRPNVGIVVIGPEDKLLWAKRVGQDAWQFPQGGIQKGESPEQACFRELYEELGLGEADVQLIGRTSGWLRYRLPLRYIRRGKHPLCIGQKQKWFLLRLQSSTEAIQFDATGHPEFDGWRWVDWQLPEKEVVFFKRSVYRRALKQLSRYKER, from the coding sequence ATGGTCGATCTTGATGGGTTTAGGCCCAACGTCGGCATTGTGGTCATTGGGCCAGAGGACAAGTTGCTCTGGGCCAAGCGCGTCGGTCAAGACGCTTGGCAATTTCCGCAGGGAGGAATTCAAAAAGGCGAAAGCCCGGAACAAGCTTGTTTTCGGGAATTGTATGAGGAATTGGGCCTGGGTGAGGCGGATGTACAGCTCATTGGGCGGACCTCCGGCTGGCTTCGCTACAGACTTCCCTTGCGTTACATCCGCCGAGGGAAACACCCACTGTGTATTGGCCAGAAGCAGAAGTGGTTTTTGCTACGTCTGCAAAGTAGCACCGAAGCGATCCAGTTCGACGCCACGGGGCACCCCGAGTTTGATGGCTGGCGTTGGGTGGATTGGCAGTTGCCAGAAAAGGAGGTGGTGTTCTTTAAGCGCTCGGTGTACCGGCGCGCCTTGAAGCAGCTGTCTCGTTACAAAGAGCGTTAG